One window of the Shewanella litorisediminis genome contains the following:
- a CDS encoding OmcA/MtrC family decaheme c-type cytochrome, producing the protein MMKNYNRSLLTIALLSALTLTACGDGKDGQDGAPGTPGTPGTPGEPGKPGTPAGAFVTTADKAADVTFDILPADINVAGSGEFAIKFKAMGKNAQGRSVPFSGLDMVSLYSLTLAANSSGSGAPLEWVNNAMVQDLGSSMYCTLTGTYSSRGQTGNACTLVEDADELGTYTGTWTHEGAAPIMNPNDDLNATHRLIMRAYNVKDSGGTTLSDKVLSDRLDYVPATGALVEATGKDTVTDAACMNCHGNIDGRIAKIEAHHNYQSVENCVACHNPDNQPDEDQLAEGWLFDFGPMIHRLHAGHHISDFLSGEAKEYFGELGFPGELRECTSCHNNGPSWSNNLYRQACVGCHINVNFETGEGHSNFDLAQADDSQCKSCHASGSLSPAMAHKVGKRAEYAELFKIEPQTATVSDPVADDGMKTLAVSVKITMNGAPVADGTVLTDYMTNTGRPLLIGNVNSGGFVNGDLNLRLTDSPVLSGGVLTVSKAFPEALLTGTIYVTAEVQVCADKGMVVKCRDGAGAAVEGLDFGADHGLANAAPLTYFNLDDPAGATVTARMDTPARITVEEAKCNSCHQNLTHVKGTHGVTEFTQCMACHNTLAGRSGHPVQYDTGEVDADGNRIFETITDITFSNRDLITVAHRFHSGNWDALRGVPAIYLDKNMELQGYPGVATDCSACHKDGAQFFANDGGLTSGKRAIKVSSTAEEYITPVAEACRTCHAHSNGAALAHFKSNGAYVQGEPATTSNLPVESCATCHAEGKAYGIDKVHAEASH; encoded by the coding sequence GGTGACGGTAAAGATGGTCAGGACGGCGCACCTGGTACTCCGGGCACTCCCGGCACGCCTGGCGAACCTGGTAAACCAGGTACCCCAGCCGGCGCTTTCGTTACCACTGCAGATAAAGCCGCTGATGTTACCTTCGACATACTCCCAGCCGATATCAATGTGGCGGGATCAGGTGAATTCGCAATTAAATTCAAAGCCATGGGCAAAAATGCTCAAGGCCGTTCAGTTCCATTCAGCGGACTGGATATGGTGTCACTGTATTCACTGACACTGGCAGCCAACAGCTCAGGCAGCGGCGCGCCACTGGAGTGGGTGAACAATGCCATGGTGCAGGATCTGGGCTCTTCCATGTACTGTACCCTTACAGGCACCTACAGCTCCCGCGGTCAAACCGGTAATGCCTGTACACTGGTGGAAGATGCCGACGAGCTTGGCACTTACACGGGCACCTGGACCCATGAGGGCGCAGCGCCCATCATGAACCCTAATGATGACCTCAATGCCACCCACCGCCTGATCATGCGGGCCTACAATGTAAAAGACAGCGGCGGCACCACACTCTCTGACAAGGTGCTCTCTGACAGACTGGACTATGTGCCAGCTACAGGTGCGCTCGTTGAAGCCACCGGCAAAGACACAGTCACAGATGCAGCCTGTATGAACTGTCACGGCAATATAGATGGTCGTATTGCCAAAATTGAAGCGCACCACAACTATCAGAGTGTGGAAAACTGCGTGGCCTGCCACAATCCCGATAACCAGCCCGATGAAGATCAGCTTGCCGAAGGCTGGCTGTTCGATTTCGGCCCCATGATCCACCGTCTCCATGCCGGGCACCATATCAGTGACTTCCTCTCCGGCGAAGCCAAGGAGTACTTCGGCGAACTGGGTTTCCCCGGCGAACTGCGTGAATGTACCAGCTGCCACAACAACGGTCCTTCCTGGAGCAATAACCTGTATCGTCAGGCGTGCGTTGGCTGTCACATCAACGTGAACTTTGAAACCGGTGAAGGCCACTCGAACTTTGACCTGGCACAAGCCGACGACAGTCAGTGTAAATCCTGTCACGCCAGCGGCTCTTTAAGCCCTGCCATGGCCCACAAGGTTGGCAAACGCGCAGAATATGCTGAGCTGTTCAAGATTGAGCCCCAAACAGCCACTGTGTCAGACCCTGTTGCTGACGATGGCATGAAAACACTTGCCGTCAGCGTCAAGATCACCATGAATGGTGCCCCTGTGGCCGATGGCACCGTGCTGACCGATTACATGACCAACACCGGCCGTCCGCTGCTGATTGGTAATGTGAATTCAGGTGGTTTCGTCAATGGCGATTTAAACCTCAGACTCACCGACAGCCCAGTGCTTTCCGGTGGCGTACTGACGGTGAGCAAAGCCTTCCCTGAAGCCTTGCTGACCGGCACCATCTATGTGACTGCCGAAGTCCAGGTCTGCGCAGATAAAGGCATGGTTGTGAAGTGCCGTGATGGCGCAGGTGCTGCCGTTGAAGGTCTGGACTTTGGTGCTGACCATGGTTTGGCCAACGCAGCCCCACTGACCTACTTCAACCTGGATGACCCCGCTGGCGCAACCGTGACTGCCCGCATGGATACCCCTGCCCGCATCACAGTGGAAGAAGCCAAGTGTAACAGCTGTCACCAAAATCTGACCCACGTGAAAGGCACCCACGGTGTAACCGAGTTTACCCAGTGTATGGCGTGTCATAACACCCTGGCTGGCCGCTCTGGTCACCCGGTACAGTACGACACAGGCGAAGTAGATGCCGATGGTAACCGTATATTCGAAACCATCACCGACATCACCTTCAGCAACCGTGATCTCATTACCGTTGCCCACCGTTTCCACAGTGGTAACTGGGATGCGCTGCGCGGTGTGCCAGCTATCTACCTTGACAAGAATATGGAGCTGCAAGGCTATCCCGGTGTTGCCACCGACTGCAGTGCCTGTCACAAAGACGGCGCCCAGTTCTTTGCCAACGACGGTGGCCTGACCTCAGGTAAACGTGCCATCAAGGTCAGCTCCACAGCTGAAGAATACATTACCCCAGTGGCCGAAGCCTGCCGTACCTGCCACGCTCACTCCAATGGTGCCGCACTGGCCCACTTCAAGAGCAATGGCGCCTACGTACAGGGTGAGCCTGCCACAACCAGCAATCTGCCGGTTGAAAGCTGCGCCACCTGTCACGCAGAAGGTAAAGCTTACGGTATCGATAAGGTGCACGCAGAGGCCTCTCACTAA
- a CDS encoding DUF2982 domain-containing protein, producing the protein MTEKKNGHFSIVAATKRNGITLTLISALLLCISLLIFIGARHWFGPGLVLFTLGAVGLVLGYAKVSQPPESLKGDADGLVFYHRRGQYRLEWENIQRIDVPRVSQGLDSLDLSFIGIKVKKINPVLDSISPRLATGLLSEQRPLLMTAAAQGDALESLETQLSAEFTPLLTHGERYRGVLAMFGHRCLLLDKQLGYHLYIPADALDDSPAVVARRLREFKAEQLSHSNQE; encoded by the coding sequence ATGACAGAAAAAAAGAACGGGCATTTTTCCATCGTCGCAGCCACCAAGCGAAACGGCATTACGTTAACCCTGATAAGTGCACTGCTGTTGTGTATTTCGCTGCTGATTTTTATCGGCGCCAGACACTGGTTTGGGCCGGGATTGGTGCTCTTTACCCTGGGGGCAGTGGGCCTGGTGCTGGGCTATGCCAAGGTGTCACAACCGCCGGAATCGCTCAAAGGCGACGCCGATGGACTGGTGTTTTATCACCGCCGTGGTCAATACCGGCTCGAGTGGGAGAACATTCAACGCATCGATGTTCCCCGTGTGAGCCAGGGATTGGACAGTCTGGACTTGTCCTTTATCGGCATTAAAGTGAAAAAAATCAACCCGGTGCTGGACAGTATCTCCCCCAGACTCGCCACCGGGCTTTTGTCTGAACAGCGGCCCTTGTTGATGACGGCGGCCGCTCAGGGGGATGCGCTGGAGTCCCTTGAAACCCAGCTCAGCGCCGAATTTACCCCCTTGCTTACCCATGGTGAACGTTATCGCGGGGTGTTGGCCATGTTTGGTCACCGCTGCCTGCTGCTGGACAAGCAGCTTGGCTATCATCTGTATATCCCCGCCGATGCCCTGGATGACTCGCCCGCGGTGGTAGCAAGAAGGCTCAGAGAATTTAAAGCAGAGCAACTCAGCCATAGCAATCAAGAATGA
- a CDS encoding YdcF family protein: protein MFLLKKILSLLVMPIPLLVLGLLLVLILWQRRALARSLLMVSVAALVFLSSTFGSNMLINPLEQRYSANPRPIEGDCVVSVLGFEHDDAIHGSAVQQLSPVALARLTEGLKQMSLGKDCTLIVSGYRSDYNRFAHADVMKQAAMELGVPEAQIIALPLARDTLEEARQIKALGLDVPIRLVTSAAHMPRAMAMFAHEGLNAEAAPTDFTARRSTWWRLNAETLSSSQKAIHEYVGTLWFELRYGA, encoded by the coding sequence ATGTTTTTACTTAAAAAGATCCTATCCCTGCTGGTCATGCCCATTCCACTGTTGGTGTTGGGGTTGCTGCTCGTGCTTATTCTGTGGCAAAGACGCGCACTTGCTCGGTCTCTGCTGATGGTTTCCGTCGCCGCGCTGGTGTTTTTGTCTTCCACCTTCGGCAGCAATATGCTGATTAACCCGCTCGAGCAGCGCTACAGTGCCAACCCAAGGCCCATTGAGGGCGACTGTGTGGTGTCGGTTCTGGGCTTTGAGCATGATGATGCTATCCATGGCAGCGCAGTGCAGCAATTGTCACCGGTGGCGTTGGCCCGGCTGACTGAAGGACTCAAACAAATGTCACTGGGGAAAGATTGCACCTTGATAGTGAGCGGCTATCGCAGTGACTACAATCGTTTCGCCCATGCTGACGTGATGAAGCAGGCGGCGATGGAGCTTGGGGTGCCAGAGGCGCAGATAATCGCCTTGCCCCTTGCCAGGGACACACTGGAAGAGGCGCGCCAGATTAAAGCCTTGGGGCTGGACGTGCCCATAAGACTTGTCACCTCAGCGGCCCATATGCCAAGGGCCATGGCCATGTTTGCCCATGAGGGGCTCAATGCTGAGGCGGCGCCAACCGATTTTACCGCGCGCCGGTCCACCTGGTGGCGACTCAATGCCGAGACTTTGTCCAGTTCGCAAAAGGCCATTCACGAATATGTTGGCACTCTGTGGTTTGAGTTGAGGTACGGGGCATGA
- the mak gene encoding fructokinase, with amino-acid sequence MMRMGVDLGGTKIELVALGEDGSELFRKRIATPKEYQGTLNAVVTLVNEAEATLGTQGSLGIGIPGVISPYTGLVKNANSTWINGHPLDRDLGVLLNREVRVANDANCFAVSEAVDGAAAGKRVVFGAILGTGCGAGLAFDGRVHEGGNGIGGEWGHNPLPWMRPDEFNTTECFCGNKDCIETFVSGTGFLRDFRASGGTAQNGAEIMALVEAGDALANQVFDRYLDRLARALAHVINMLDPDAIVLGGGMSNVQAIYTRLPAILPKYVVGRECRTPVVQNLYGCSSGVRGAAWLWEKR; translated from the coding sequence ATGATGCGAATGGGGGTGGATCTCGGTGGCACCAAGATTGAGCTGGTGGCACTGGGGGAAGATGGCAGTGAGCTTTTCCGTAAGCGCATTGCAACACCGAAGGAATATCAGGGTACCCTGAATGCGGTTGTGACCCTGGTGAACGAAGCCGAAGCCACGCTGGGCACCCAGGGTAGTCTTGGAATAGGCATACCCGGCGTTATCTCCCCCTATACAGGGCTGGTGAAAAACGCCAACTCAACCTGGATTAATGGTCATCCCCTCGACCGCGACCTGGGCGTTTTGCTCAACCGGGAAGTGCGGGTAGCCAACGACGCCAACTGTTTTGCGGTCTCTGAGGCCGTAGATGGCGCGGCTGCCGGAAAACGCGTGGTATTTGGTGCCATTTTAGGCACGGGATGCGGCGCCGGGCTCGCCTTCGATGGCCGGGTGCATGAAGGCGGCAACGGCATTGGCGGTGAGTGGGGCCATAATCCCTTGCCCTGGATGCGCCCCGATGAGTTCAACACCACAGAGTGCTTTTGTGGCAATAAAGACTGCATCGAAACCTTTGTCTCAGGAACCGGCTTTTTGCGCGATTTCAGAGCCAGTGGTGGCACAGCCCAAAATGGCGCCGAGATCATGGCCCTGGTAGAGGCGGGTGACGCGCTCGCCAATCAGGTGTTTGACCGCTATCTGGACCGGTTGGCCCGAGCGCTTGCACATGTGATCAACATGCTCGACCCCGATGCCATTGTGCTTGGCGGCGGTATGTCCAATGTGCAGGCCATTTATACCCGATTGCCGGCAATACTGCCCAAATATGTGGTGGGCCGTGAGTGCCGTACCCCTGTGGTGCAGAACCTCTATGGTTGCTCCTCGGGCGTTCGCGGCGCCGCCTGGCTGTGGGAAAAGCGCTGA
- the cysQ gene encoding 3'(2'),5'-bisphosphate nucleotidase CysQ, with translation MTLVALDKSTLERLGQIARRAGAAIMAVYGQGDVSVTQKSDDSPVTAADLASHAVIIEQLAEAFPNTPVLSEEDVIHWETRRQWQEYFLIDPLDGTKEFIKRNGEFTINIALVRDGVAVAGVVFAPVLDTCYLGAEGLGAWLERQGECHPLTGCAQKREVPVVVGSRSHQSAEMAGYLANLGDHELLSVGSSLKFCMLAEGRADLYPRLGPTSEWDTAAAQAVLESAGGRVVVYGETNPLVYNNKEQLLNPWFMATAPGWNGH, from the coding sequence ATGACATTGGTGGCATTGGATAAATCGACACTGGAAAGGCTTGGGCAGATTGCCCGTCGGGCCGGTGCGGCCATTATGGCTGTGTACGGGCAGGGCGATGTGTCGGTGACGCAAAAAAGCGACGACAGCCCGGTTACTGCAGCCGATCTGGCCAGTCACGCCGTGATAATCGAGCAGCTCGCCGAGGCATTTCCGAACACACCCGTGCTGTCAGAAGAAGACGTCATCCATTGGGAAACCCGCCGCCAGTGGCAGGAGTATTTTCTGATTGATCCCCTCGATGGCACCAAGGAATTTATCAAGCGCAATGGCGAGTTTACGATAAATATTGCGCTGGTGCGGGATGGTGTTGCGGTGGCTGGCGTGGTGTTTGCCCCTGTGCTGGATACCTGTTATCTCGGTGCAGAGGGGCTGGGTGCCTGGCTGGAGCGCCAGGGCGAGTGCCATCCCTTGACGGGCTGCGCGCAAAAGCGCGAAGTTCCCGTGGTAGTAGGCAGCCGCTCACATCAGTCTGCCGAGATGGCGGGGTATCTGGCAAACCTTGGTGACCACGAACTCCTCAGCGTTGGCAGCTCGCTTAAGTTTTGTATGCTTGCCGAAGGACGGGCCGACCTGTACCCGAGACTCGGGCCGACCAGTGAGTGGGACACAGCCGCCGCCCAGGCGGTGCTCGAAAGTGCCGGCGGCAGGGTGGTGGTATATGGCGAAACCAACCCACTGGTTTACAACAATAAAGAACAACTTCTTAATCCCTGGTTTATGGCAACTGCGCCGGGGTGGAACGGTCATTAA
- a CDS encoding capsule assembly Wzi family protein produces MTHTTHTVRLLALLSSTLPFFAQADWWISPDDLALRADIQRLADTEIIGAPVLTYPLMWSAIEKDVQAADPASLSRATRDALFRVQAALAKAKPSVITDVKLGLANDERRFRGFGDAQHDKISTTASLQAQNNWGIVQLSGSWYDSNLEGNQARLDNSFGALRLGNWVLAAGSIPKYWGPGWDTGLIQTTNARPMPGISLTRDNAAAFDLPVLEWLGHWTFTTAFSQMESERHVPDARHWGARGSFKPLTNLEIGASWTMQWGGKGYGNSLKDWWDGLFNGGKSESEVENGQENMLAGYDFRYSTSLFGAPVALYYERIHEDFHHGKKRLINASNLGGVDLYLDGLNTLVFLEYSDTKAACGVSSNHYNCLYEHGFYRSGYRYYGRSLGSTYDNDTEALVLGAVTHLSGGDKFISKARWLRLNVDGSDALPPGGNPQSPGRYEQVYQLEAQYRMPFQGGELLLEASLAYSDFRYVGGNDWSPFATIRYEKRF; encoded by the coding sequence ATGACTCACACTACGCACACCGTTCGCCTACTCGCTCTGCTTTCATCAACGCTGCCATTTTTCGCCCAGGCTGACTGGTGGATTTCCCCGGATGATTTGGCCTTAAGGGCCGATATTCAGCGGCTGGCCGACACCGAGATTATCGGAGCGCCAGTGCTCACCTACCCTTTGATGTGGTCCGCTATCGAAAAGGACGTTCAGGCCGCCGATCCGGCCAGTCTTAGCCGCGCCACCCGTGACGCACTCTTTCGGGTTCAGGCTGCCCTTGCCAAGGCCAAGCCCAGTGTCATCACAGACGTGAAACTGGGGCTTGCCAACGATGAGCGGCGCTTTCGAGGCTTTGGTGACGCGCAGCACGATAAGATATCCACCACCGCGTCGCTGCAGGCACAAAACAACTGGGGCATAGTGCAGCTCAGTGGCAGCTGGTATGACAGCAACCTTGAAGGTAATCAGGCGCGGCTCGATAACAGCTTTGGCGCCCTGCGCCTTGGCAATTGGGTGCTGGCCGCGGGCAGCATTCCCAAATACTGGGGACCGGGTTGGGATACCGGCCTTATTCAAACCACCAATGCCCGGCCGATGCCCGGCATCAGTCTGACCCGGGACAATGCCGCTGCCTTTGACCTGCCAGTGCTCGAATGGCTTGGCCACTGGACCTTTACCACCGCATTCAGCCAAATGGAGAGCGAGCGCCATGTGCCCGATGCGCGCCATTGGGGAGCGCGAGGCAGTTTTAAGCCGCTGACCAATCTCGAAATCGGCGCCTCCTGGACCATGCAATGGGGCGGTAAAGGCTATGGCAACAGCCTGAAAGACTGGTGGGATGGCCTGTTCAATGGGGGCAAGAGCGAAAGCGAGGTGGAAAATGGCCAGGAAAACATGCTGGCCGGATACGACTTTCGCTATTCAACAAGCCTGTTTGGCGCGCCTGTTGCCTTGTATTACGAGCGTATTCATGAAGATTTTCATCATGGAAAAAAGCGGCTCATCAACGCCTCAAACCTTGGTGGCGTTGACCTGTATCTGGATGGATTGAACACCCTGGTGTTTTTGGAATACTCAGATACCAAAGCAGCTTGCGGCGTCAGTTCAAACCATTATAACTGTTTGTATGAGCACGGTTTTTATCGCTCAGGCTACCGCTATTATGGCCGTAGCCTTGGCAGTACCTATGATAACGATACCGAAGCGCTGGTGTTGGGAGCCGTCACCCACTTAAGCGGTGGTGATAAATTTATCTCCAAGGCACGCTGGTTAAGGCTCAACGTAGACGGCAGTGACGCGCTCCCCCCCGGTGGCAACCCGCAGTCGCCGGGCCGTTACGAGCAGGTTTATCAGCTGGAAGCCCAGTATCGGATGCCATTTCAGGGGGGCGAACTGCTGTTGGAAGCGTCATTGGCCTACAGCGATTTCCGGTATGTGGGTGGTAATGACTGGAGTCCATTCGCCACCATTCGTTATGAAAAGCGCTTTTAG